From Juglans regia cultivar Chandler chromosome 8, Walnut 2.0, whole genome shotgun sequence, the proteins below share one genomic window:
- the LOC108980734 gene encoding AAA-ATPase ASD, mitochondrial-like, with translation MAPRDRLAQLGSITASLMVAWAMFQRSFLHGLPNFVLEYHQILPSFIYPYIEIRFNEHTDHLVLRSEAYSAIDNYLSSINSFMHSKGLKANIFQNSLSLSLSMDDGEEIADQFEGVKIWWASGKIRISSAPISLSFRPGSEEKRYYKLTFHKRHRDLILGPYLNGVRKEGKAIKMRNRSRKLYSNAGPYWSHVVFEHPATFQTIAMNPKKKKEIIDDLITFSKAEDFYERVGRAWKRGYLLYGPPGTGKSTMIAAMADLLGYDIYDLELTAVKDNTELRNLLIQTSSKSIIVIEDIDCSLDLTGQRRKKNEKVEAKKDSISRRKLGKEEMDTRAASQVTLSGLLNFIDGIWSACGGERLIVFTTNYVENLDPALIRKGHNLFPKISVLLEETNMTPADVADHLMAKVVLGDATFSLQSLIHGLKTAKEEARLRAEKEARKIQQLVEE, from the exons ATGGCACCACGAGACAGGTTGGCTCAGCTAGGATCCATAACTGCCAGTTTGATGGTTGCGTGGGCTATGTTTCAGCGATCCTTTCTTCATGGGCTGCCAAACTTCGTCTTGGAATACCATCAAATATTGCCAAGTTTCATTTACCCTTACATCGAAATCAGGTTTAACGA ACA CACAGACCATCTCGTTTTGCGGAGCGAAGCTTACTCTGCCATTGACAACTACCTTAGCTCCATTAATTCCTTTATGCACTCAAAGGGGCTGAAGGCGAACATATTTCAGAACAGCCTGTCTCTTAGTCTTAGCATGGATGACGGCGAAGAGATTGCTGATCAGTTTGAAGGGGTTAAAATATGGTGGGCTTCTGGGAAAATTAGAATTTCCAGTGCACCAATATCACTGTCTTTCCGCCCAGGATCAGAGGAGAAGAGATACTACAAACTCACTTTCCATAAACGACATCGTGATCTCATTCTCGGGCCGTACCTGAATGGCGTCCGGAAAGAGGGTAAGGCGATTAAGATGAGAAACCGGTCACGAAAGCTTTACAGCAACGCAGGGCCGTACTGGAGCCATGTGGTGTTTGAGCACCCAGCTACGTTTCAGACAATAGCAATGAatccaaagaagaagaaagaaattatcGACGACCTCATCACATTCAGCAAAGCGGAAGACTTCTATGAAAGAGTTGGGAGGGCTTGGAAGCGAGGGTACCTACTTTACGGTCCTCCAGGAACCGGCAAGTCTACCATGATTGCTGCCATGGCCGATCTTCTAGGCTACGATATTTATGACCTTGAATTGACTGCGGTGAAGGATAACACCGAGCTGAGGAACTTGTTAATTCAAACTTCAAGTAAGTCTATTATTGTGATTGAGGACATTGATTGTTCACTTGATCTCACTGGtcaaaggaggaagaaaaatgagaaagtggaAGCAAAGAAGGATTCGATTTCGAGGCGAAAGCTAGGAAAGGAAGAAATGGATACCAGAGCCGCCAGTCAGGTTACTCTTTCTGGGctcctaaattttattgatggtATTTGGTCAGCTTGTGGTGGGGAAAGGCTGATTGTGTTCACGACAAATTACGTAGAGAATTTGGATCCAGCTCTGATTCGAAAAGGACATAACTTGTTTCCCAAAATCAGTGTTCTGTTGGAAGAAACAAATATGACTCCCGCTGATGTTGCGGATCATTTGATGGCCAAAGTGGTTTTAGGGGACGCGacatttag TTTGCAGAGTCTGATCCATGGTCTTAAAACGGCAAAAGAAGAAGCGAGATTGAGAGCTGAGAAAGAAGCAAGAAAGATCCAACAGTTAGTTGAAGAGTAG
- the LOC118349289 gene encoding sugar transport protein 10-like, which produces MAGGGFVSDQGGRTVDYAGGITAFVVVTCVVAAMGGLIFGYDIGISGGVTSMEHFLRKFFPSVYRKMIDETARESEYCKFDSELLTLFTSSLYVAALIASFFASAVTRAFGRKMSMFFGGLVFLFGSILNGAAINIEMLIIGRLLLGVGVGFANQSVPVYLSEMAPAKIRGALNIGFQMAITIGILFANLVNYGTAQIKGGWGWRVSLGLAAVPAIMMTVGSVFLPDTPNSILERGYTDKAKQMLRKIRGTDNVDEEFKDLVDASEAAKKVDHPWKNILEPRYRPQLIICILIPFFQQLTGINVIMFYAPVLFKTLGFGDNASLMSAVITGVVNVLATFVSIFTVDKFGRRILFLEGGAQMFICQVAIGVLISLTFGVSGEGTITKGQADLVLLLICTYVAAFAWSWGPLGWLVPSEICPLEIRSAGQAINVSVNMLFTFFVAQVFLAMLCHLKFGLFFFFAVFVFIMTIFAFFFIPETKNMPIEEMNRVWKAHWFWKKYIPDDAVNISHRDNY; this is translated from the exons ATGGCAGGAGGAGGTTTTGTAAGTGATCAAGGTGGAAGGACGGTCGACTATGCAGGCGGCATTACTGCCTTTGTGGTGGTCACTTGTGTGGTTGCTGCAATGGGCGGCCTCATCTTTGGCTATGACATTGGAATCTCAG GAGGGGTAACTTCAATGGAACACTTTTTAAGAAAGTTCTTCCCTTCCGTCTACAGAAAAATGATAGACGAAACAGCTCGTGAAAGTGAATACTGCAAGTTTGATAGCGAGCTGCTCACATTGTTCACCTCTTCCCTTTACGTTGCAGCATTAATAGCTTCCTTCTTTGCTTCTGCTGTTACGAGGGCTTTCGGCCGAAAAATGTCCATGTTTTTTGGAGGCTTGGTTTTCTTGTTTGGTTCTATCCTAAACGGCGCAGCCATCAACATTGAAATGCTTATCATTGGTCGCTTATTACTTGGTGTCGGTGTTGGATTCGCTAATCAG TCGGTCCCAGTTTATCTTTCAGAAATGGCGCCAGCGAAGATCAGAGGAGCACTCAACATTGGTTTCCAGATGGCCATTACAATTGGGATTCTGTTTGCCAATCTTGTCAATTATGGCACTGCCCAAATCAAGGGAGGATGGGGTTGGAGAGTTTCTTTAGGTCTTGCAGCTGTCCCAGCAATAATGATGACCGTAGGATCTGTGTTTCTTCCAGATACTCCTAATTCCATACTCGAGAGAGGCTACACCGACAAGGCAAAGCAGATGTTACGAAAAATTCGTGGCACCGACAACGTGGATGAAGAGTTCAAAGACCTAGTTGATGCGAGTGAGGCTGCAAAGAAAGTGGATCATCCATGGAAGAACATCTTGGAGCCCAGATATAGACCCCAACTCATTATTTGCATCCTCATACCCTTCTTCCAACAGCTTACCGGCATCAACGTCATCATGTTTTATGCGCCTGTTCTCTTTAAGACTCTAGGTTTCGGTGACAATGCTTCACTCATGTCTGCTGTTATTACCGGTGTTGTTAATGTCCTCGCTACTTTTGTTTCAATCTTCACTGTTGACAAGTTTGGGAGAAGGATTTTGTTCCTCGAAGGTGGCGCACAGATGTTTATATGCCAG GTTGCAATAGGAGTTTTGATAAGTTTGACATTTGGGGTGAGTGGCGAAGGAACCATTACAAAAGGCCAAGCAGATTTGGTTTTGCTCTTAATATGCACTTATGTAGCAGCCTTTGCATGGTCTTGGGGGCCTTTGGGTTGGTTGGTACCGAGTGAGATCTGCCCTCTGGAGATCCGATCAGCAGGCCAAGCCATTAACGTATCAGTCAACATGCTATTCACTTTTTTTGTGGCTCAAGTTTTCCTTGCCATGCTTTGCCACCTCAAGTTTggtctcttctttttcttcgcTGTCTTTGTGTTCATAATGACTATTTTTGCGTTCTTCTTCATACCCGAGACGAAGAACATGCCAATAGAAGAGATGAATAGAGTTTGGAAGGCACACTGGTTCTGGAAGAAGTACATCCCAGATGATGCTGTCAATATTAGCCACCGGGACAACTATTAA